One Thalassotalea hakodatensis DNA segment encodes these proteins:
- the gcvT gene encoding glycine cleavage system aminomethyltransferase GcvT encodes MTNKTVLHAKHLEAGAKMVDFHGWEMPINYGSQIEEHHAVRKDAGMFDVSHMTIVDIQGADAKAYLQRLVINDVAKLEVAGKALYTGMCNDEGGVIDDLIIYHFSTTDYRLVVNSATREKDLAWMTKQAHGFDITITERPEYGMIAVQGPEAKAKVASILSAEQNQAIEGMKPFFGVQAGDLFIATTGYTGESGYEIVVPEAATADLWQQLVDAGVAPCGLGARDTLRLEAGMNLYGLDMDETVSPLAANMAWTISWEPSERNFIGRDVIAAQREAGDQPKLVGLVMTEKGVLRTGLKVVTDAGEGVITSGTFSPTLQHSIAMARVPRSVKVGDVVEVEMRKKLVSVKVVKPSFVRNGKSQLD; translated from the coding sequence ATGACCAATAAAACGGTATTACATGCTAAGCACCTCGAAGCGGGCGCAAAAATGGTTGATTTTCACGGTTGGGAAATGCCAATCAACTATGGTTCTCAAATTGAAGAACACCACGCAGTACGAAAAGACGCGGGTATGTTTGATGTGTCTCACATGACAATTGTTGATATTCAAGGTGCTGATGCAAAAGCTTACTTACAGCGTTTAGTCATAAACGATGTTGCTAAACTTGAAGTGGCGGGTAAAGCGCTTTATACCGGCATGTGTAACGATGAAGGTGGCGTAATTGATGATTTGATCATATATCACTTTTCTACAACAGATTACCGTTTAGTGGTGAATTCAGCGACACGCGAAAAAGATTTAGCGTGGATGACAAAACAAGCACATGGTTTTGATATTACGATTACTGAGCGCCCTGAATACGGCATGATAGCGGTTCAAGGCCCTGAAGCAAAAGCTAAAGTAGCGTCAATTTTATCTGCTGAGCAAAACCAAGCGATTGAAGGGATGAAGCCTTTCTTTGGTGTTCAGGCGGGTGATTTATTCATTGCGACGACAGGTTACACCGGTGAAAGCGGTTACGAAATTGTTGTACCAGAAGCAGCAACGGCTGACTTATGGCAACAACTTGTTGACGCTGGCGTAGCACCTTGTGGTTTAGGCGCACGCGATACATTGCGTTTAGAAGCTGGCATGAACCTTTATGGTTTAGATATGGACGAAACAGTTTCGCCACTCGCAGCAAACATGGCATGGACAATTTCATGGGAACCATCAGAGCGAAACTTTATTGGTCGCGATGTTATAGCAGCACAACGTGAAGCTGGCGATCAACCAAAATTAGTTGGTTTAGTGATGACAGAAAAAGGCGTGTTACGTACAGGCCTTAAAGTCGTTACCGACGCTGGTGAAGGTGTGATTACTTCTGGTACATTTTCTCCAACATTACAACATTCTATTGCCATGGCGCGCGTTCCTCGTAGCGTAAAAGTTGGTGATGTTGTTGAAGTAGAGATGCGCAAAAAGTTAGTGAGCGTAAAAGTGGTTAAACCAAGTTTTGTTCGTAATGGCAAAAGCCAATTAGACTAA